GGCGCTGATATAGACGATGATCGGGCCGATGGAATTTGGAATGACATATTTCCAGACGATCTTGGCCGTCGGCACACCAATGGCCTCGGCGGCCAACACATAGTTCTTGTTGCGTACCGACATGATCTGACCACGAATGATGCGGGCAGCCTTTGGCCACTTGATGAGGGCAAGCGAGCCGAACACCAGAACGAAGTCCACCAGAATGGTATTCCGATAAAAGGCGTTGCCCGTAAGCAGGAATTGCTCATCCATCCAGTTGACCAGCCTCGGCTTCATCGAGACGTTGATGACGATCACCAGCAGCAGGGATGGCACCGACATGGTGATGTCGATGAGCCAGACGATGAAGGCATCGATCTTGCCACCGAAATAGCCCCCCAGAGAGCCCATGAAAATGCCGATGACCAGGCTGAGCAAGGTGGTTGAAAAGGCGACGATTACGGCGGTTCTTGCGCCATAGATCACACGGCTCATGATATCGCGCCCCAGATCATCGGTGCCGAACCAATGGACCAGACTTGGTGCCTGATTGCGCGCATGCAAATCCTGCGACAGGAAGTCATAAGGCGTGATATAGGGGCCGAAAATGGCGATGAAAAACAGGAACAGCACGAGCAGCATGCCCACAACGGCCAGCTTGTTGGCCATCAACCGG
This window of the uncultured Cohaesibacter sp. genome carries:
- a CDS encoding ABC transporter permease; its protein translation is MTDNTLELQQEEKQFSLAKDAFDRLMANKLAVVGMLLVLFLFFIAIFGPYITPYDFLSQDLHARNQAPSLVHWFGTDDLGRDIMSRVIYGARTAVIVAFSTTLLSLVIGIFMGSLGGYFGGKIDAFIVWLIDITMSVPSLLLVIVINVSMKPRLVNWMDEQFLLTGNAFYRNTILVDFVLVFGSLALIKWPKAARIIRGQIMSVRNKNYVLAAEAIGVPTAKIVWKYVIPNSIGPIIVYISAALGEAMVFESSFSFLGVGVRPPIPSWGNMISDGLRVWQLYPHILAAPAAVLALVTIAFSFLGDGLNDALNPRQWK